In Citrus sinensis cultivar Valencia sweet orange chromosome 2, DVS_A1.0, whole genome shotgun sequence, a single genomic region encodes these proteins:
- the LOC102625298 gene encoding L-ascorbate oxidase homolog isoform X2 produces MHLAWNGLQQRRNSWQDGVYGTTCPIPPGKNFTYVLQAKDQIGSYFYFPSFLFHKAAGAFGGIRIWSRPRIPVPFPPPAGDFTVLAGDWYRSNHYVLRRLLDSGHNLPFPDGLLINGRGWNGYTFTVEPGRTYRFRISNVGLTTSINFRIQGHSMKLVEVEGSHTLQNTYAALDIHLGQTYSVLVTMDQAPQDYYIVVSSRFTPRVLTTTAILHYSNSRRGVSGPIPGGPTTEIAWSLNQARSIRWNLTASGPRPNPQGSYHYGMIKISRTITLANSAPYMNGKQRYAINSVSFVPADTPLKLADYFKIPGVFTLGSMPTSPNWGNAYLQTSVMAANFREFVEIVFQNWEDTVQSYHIDGYSFFVVGMDGGQWTPASRTRYNLRDTVARSTTQVYPRSWTAIYMALDNVGMWNIRSENWARQYLGQQFYLRVYSPANSWRDELPIPKNALLCGRARGRHTRPL; encoded by the exons ATGCATTTAGCATG GAATGGGCTACAGCAGAGAAGGAATTCGTGGCAAGACGGAGTTTATGGAACAACTTGTCCAATCCCACCTggaaaaaattttacatatgtCCTCCAAGCAAAAGACCAGATTGGCAGCTATTTTTACTTCCCTTCATTTCTATTCCACAAGGCTGCGGGAGCATTTGGTGGCATCAGAATCTGGAGCCGTCCTCGGATTCCTGTTCCATTCCCTCCTCCTGCTGGGGATTTTACTGTGCTAGCCGGTGACTGGTATAGGAGTAACCACTAT GTATTGAGACGTCTCTTGGATAGTGGTCACAACCTTCCTTTTCCCGATGGGCTTCTCATTAATGGCCGAGGATGGAATGGATACACGTTCACAGTTGAACCAG GCAGGACATATAGATTCAGGATATCAAATGTTGGCCTTACAACATCCATCAACTTCAGAATACAAGGTCACAGTATGAAATTGGTAGAAGTGGAAGGTTCTCATACCTTACAGAACACTTACGCTGCCCTTGACATTCATCTTGGACAAACCTATTCTGTCTTAGTCACAATGGATCAGGCTCCACAGGATTACTACATTGTTGTTTCTTCACGCTTCACCCCTCGCGTGCTTACGACAACAGCCATCCTTCACTACAGCAATTCACGTAGAGGAGTCTCAGGTCCTATCCCTGGTGGCCCTACTACGGAGATTGCTTGGTCCCTCAACCAGGCCAGATCTATTCG TTGGAATTTGACTGCTAGCGGACCTAGGCCTAATCCTCAAGGATCTTACCACTATGGAATGATCAAGATCAGCCGCACAATCACACTTGCAAACTCTGCTCCTTATATGAATGGCAAACAGAGGTATGCCATCAACAGTGTCTCATTTGTTCCAGCAGACACACCATTAAAACTTGCTGACTACTTCAAGATTCCCGGAGTCTTCACTCTTGGAAGCATGCCTACAAGTCCTAATTGGGGAAATGCATACCTTCAGACCTCAGTGATGGCTGCTAACTTCCGGGAGTTTGTCGAGATTGTGTTCCAAAATTGGGAGGACACCGTTCAGTCATATCACATTGATGGCTATTCCTTCTTCGTTGTTGG AATGGATGGAGGTCAGTGGACGCCTGCAAGTCGAACACGATACAACTTGAGAGACACAGTAGCCCGATCCACCACTCAG GTGTATCCGAGGTCATGGACGGCAATCTACATGGCTCTGGACAATGTGGGTATGTGGAACATAAGATCTGAGAACTGGGCCAGACAGTACTTGGGTCAGCAGTTCTATCTCAGGGTTTATTCTCCTGCTAATTCATGGAGGGATGAGTTACCAATCCCAAAGAATGCTCTTCTTTGCGGACGAGCAAGAGGTCGACATACAAGGCCTCTCTGA
- the LOC127900355 gene encoding probable transcription factor KAN4, translated as MKSVDSAETSSCVNVRPLLASSSETREFHSQSSSSSASSNMSLTRLRTIDDHMNKNPPQSSLKSPSVRPYVRSKMPRLRWTADLHRSFVHAIERLGGEERATPKMVLQIMGVKDLTISHVKSHLQVSQNASMWF; from the exons ATGAAAAGTGTAGATTCTGCAGAGACCAGTAGCTGTGTTAATGTGAGGCCTCTGCTAGCTTCTTCTTCAGAGACTAGAGAGTTCCATTCACAATCATCGTCATCATCTGCATCATCAAATATGAGCTTAACAAGGCTAAGAACTATTGATGATCATATGAATAAAAACCCGCCCCAGAGTAGCTTGAAATCACCATCTGTAAGGCCTTATGTTCGATCAAAAATGCCCCGCCTTCGATGGACCGCAGACCTTCATCGCAGCTTTGTTCATGCAATTGAACGCTTGGGTGGAGAAGAAA gAGCTACTCCAAAGATGGTATTACAGATCATGGGCGTCAAGGACCTTACCATATCTCACGTCAAAAGCCATCTTCAGGTTTCACAAAATGCTTCAATGTGGTTTTAG
- the LOC107175447 gene encoding uncharacterized protein LOC107175447 isoform X1: MYRSLKHDQMIQEAAKATNKNGKVPEAPTTACQQDQHPTKCLNWRKNKNNAQKHQGFGTQRYNEGLGHHLMNNANIPPAYWKGKHPIWINGKQVMFNEPLSYGRVTKKQMEHTDNSFLLFNDQLKNCTTQQVNFSPSSSLRQNKFIRKHCSKLAKI; encoded by the exons ATGTACAGAAGCCTGAAGCATGACCAGATGATACAAG AAGCAGCTAAGGCAACAAATAAGAACGGTAAGGTACCAGAAGCACCAACAACTGCTTGCCAACAGGATCAGCATCCCACCAAGTGTTTGAATtggagaaaaaacaaaaataatgcaCAAAAACATCAAGGCTTTGGAACTCAACGTTACAATGAAGGGCTTGGTCATCATCTTATGAATAATGCTAACATTCCACCAGCCTACTG GAAAGGAAAGCATCCTATCTGGATTAATGGAAAGCAAGTGATGTTCAATGAACCATTATCATATGGGCGAGTCACAAAGAAGCAAATGGAGCATACCGACAATTCTTTTTTGCTCTTCAATGACCAACTCAAAAACTGCACTACGCAGCAAGTAAATTTCTCTCCCTCTTCCTCTCTCAGACAAAACAAATTCATACGTAAACATTGTTCAAAGCTAGCTAAAATATGA
- the LOC107175447 gene encoding uncharacterized protein LOC107175447 isoform X2, which translates to MYRSLKHDQMIQEAAKATNKNGKVPEAPTTACQQDQHPTKCLNWRKNKNNAQKHQGFGTQRYNEGLGHHLMNNANIPPAYWKGKHPIWINGKQVMFNEPLSYGRVTKKQMEHTDNSFLLFNDQLKNCTTQQLHIWTSFDLSVRRQAISQRK; encoded by the exons ATGTACAGAAGCCTGAAGCATGACCAGATGATACAAG AAGCAGCTAAGGCAACAAATAAGAACGGTAAGGTACCAGAAGCACCAACAACTGCTTGCCAACAGGATCAGCATCCCACCAAGTGTTTGAATtggagaaaaaacaaaaataatgcaCAAAAACATCAAGGCTTTGGAACTCAACGTTACAATGAAGGGCTTGGTCATCATCTTATGAATAATGCTAACATTCCACCAGCCTACTG GAAAGGAAAGCATCCTATCTGGATTAATGGAAAGCAAGTGATGTTCAATGAACCATTATCATATGGGCGAGTCACAAAGAAGCAAATGGAGCATACCGACAATTCTTTTTTGCTCTTCAATGACCAACTCAAAAACTGCACTACGCAGCAA TTGCATATATGGACATCATTTGATCTTTCTGTACGTAGGCAAGCAATCAGCCAGAGAAAGTGA
- the LOC107175446 gene encoding glycine-rich cell wall structural protein 2-like: MDNFVKYFYVALLLLSTASALIGVSHEGHVDENGYGRPGSFKSRNDYENDGDDDYCSYRSWRSCGSFFGGGGGGGGGGEGSGHGSGFGAGAGVGGGAAGGGGGGGGGGEGGGGDHGSGSGEGSGHGSGFGAGVGVGGGGGGGGGGGGGGGKGLNGGYSQGSGFGAGVGFGKNAGGGGGGGGGGGGGSNGGYGHGSGFGAGFGVSGNGGGGGGGGGGGGGGGGHGEGSGYGAGVGGGNGMGQEHGGNKGVSLGFGMGIGFGFGVGVGNNGDEGAGTNYDVDANHNNGNHGDPP; this comes from the coding sequence ATggataattttgtcaaatattTCTACGTggctcttcttcttttgagtACTGCTAGTGCTTTGATTGGTGTTAGCCACGAAGGACACGTGGATGAGAATGGTTACGGTCGTCCAGGTAGTTTTAAGTCTCGAAATGATTATGAGAATGATGGCGATGATGATTATTGCTCGTATCGAAGTTGGAGAAGTTGTGGAAGTTTCTTCGGCGGAGGCGGAGGAGGAGGAGGCGGAGGAGAAGGGTCCGGTCATGGAAGTGGTTTTGGTGCCGGTGCAGGTGTTGGAGGTGGAGCAGCAGGAGGTggtggaggaggaggaggaggaggagaggGTGGTGGCGGCGATCATGGAAGTGGTTCTGGCGAAGGGTCTGGTCATGGTAGTGGTTTTGGTGCCGGAGTTGGTGTTGGTGGCGGCGGCggtggtggaggtggaggtggaggtggaggtggTAAAGGTTTAAATGGAGGGTACAGTCAAGGAAGTGGTTTTGGTGCTGGTGTTGGGTTTGGAAAGAATGCAGGAggtggaggaggaggaggaggcgGCGGTGGCGGCGGTTCTAATGGAGGGTATGGACATGGGAGTGGTTTTGGTGCAGGTTTTGGTGTTAGTGGTAATGgaggtggtggtggaggagGAGGGGGTGGTGGTGGAGGCGGAGGTGGGCACGGTGAGGGTAGTGGGTATGGAGCAGGAGTTGGTGGTGGCAACGGTATGGGACAAGAACATGGTGGCAACAAAGGAGTCAGCTTAGGATTTGGGATGGGCATTGGATTTGGGTTTGGAGTTGGCGTTGGAAATAATGGAGATGAAGGTGCTGGTACTAATTATGATGTTGATGCCAACCATAATAACGGTAATCATGGAGATCCACCTTAG
- the LOC102625015 gene encoding uncharacterized protein LOC102625015, which translates to MADVVQYRLERMVDELDDLERRGLFTRHEISEIVKQRRKFEYRLKRPSPLKQDYLAYIEYESQLDALRRLRKKSIGRDEGRERRVSKKMKKSVSDFSGVARILEIYRLAVMRFKGDIELWFKYMEFCRQRKNGRMKKVLAQVIRFHPKVPGVWIYAAAWEFDHNLNVTAARALMQNGLRVCPTSEELWVEYLRMELTYLNKLKARKVALGEDKGTLVRDHRDADEKRWINENKDLFMPLDGEVENTDGSQPENMESQKSVDLFREQGLRVLQTIYSGAVEALPSSFNLRQRFFEIVEATNLAQSDDMHDKILSDMQRDFLVDPKYWDWLARLKMTDSVSKDGTSEDIVPSQMQKAIQVYEEALKNVPSSMIFDLYTKFLMDMIAPKKEETRDSELPSHVEHYISHLLTVYEKAEAMGCLTEDIAHRYVTLYLQLGKLDEARKLAAKLCSGKLSDSVQLWLLRISVEIRCVTRNSFSPSKADILSIFELLKCILTKVSALESESLWLMALKFFMNQKHYFDKLVEIALISVAKDGGGESGFSLPSAIINLVIQKDGIQQAREMYKRFLALPRPGLVLYQNCIELENNLASVGDKDSLVNARKLFESALATYDQNTSLWRDYYSTETKLGTSETATAVYWRARKTLKDSTALTALPDS; encoded by the exons ATGGCTGACGTGGTACAGTACCGGCTCGAGCGCATGGTGGACGAGCTGGACGACCTGGAACGGCGTGGCCTTTTCACTCGCCACGAAATCAGCGAAATAGTTAAGCAGCGACGCAAGTTCGAGTACCGGCTGAAGAGACCGAGTCCATTGAAGCAAGATTACTTGGCGTACATCGAGTACGAGTCTCAGCTCGACGCTCTACGCCGCCTCAGGAAGAAATCGATTGGGCGTGACGAGGGGAGGGAGAGGCGCGTGtcgaagaaaatgaaaaagtcaGTTTCAGATTTTTCCGGAGTCGCGAGGATTCTGGAGATTTATAGGTTGGCCGTGATGAGGTTTAAAGGAGACATTGAGTTGTGGTTTAAATATATGGAGTTCTGTAGGCAGCGGAAAAACGGAAGAATGAAGAAG GTCCTGGCTCAAGTGATTAGATTTCATCCGAAGGTCCCAGGAGTGTGGATCTATGCTGCAGCTTGGGAATTTGACCATAATTTAAATGTCACTGCTGCTCGTGCTCTTATGCAGAATGGTTTGAGAGTCTGCCCAACTTCAGAAGAACTTTGGGTGGAGTATCTCCGCATGGAACTCACatatcttaataaattaaaggcTAGAAAGGTTGCTCTTGGAGAGGACAAGGGAACTTTAGTTCGTGATCATAGAGATGCTGATGAAAAACGGTggataaatgaaaacaaagatttatttatgCCCCTAGATGGAGAAGTAGAAAATACTGATGGATCACAACCCGAAAATATGGAGTCTCAAAAAAGTGTAGATTTGTTTAGGGAACAGGGCTTGAGAGTTCTTCAAACTATCTACAGTGGAGCTGTTGAAGCTCTCCCTTCTAGTTTTAACCTGAGACAACGATTCTTTGAAATAGTAGAAGCTACAAATTTGGCACAATCAGATGACATGCATGACAAGATATTAAGTGATATGCAGAGAGACTTTTTAGTTGATCCAAAATATTGGGACTGGCTTGCAAGACTTAAAATGACTGATTCTGTAAGCAAGGATGGGACTAGTGAAGATATCGTACCTTCTCAAATGCAGAAAGCTATTCAG GTTTATGAGGAGGCTTTAAAAAATGTGCCTTCGAGCATGATCTTTGATCTGTATACAAAGTTTCTGATGGATATGATTGCTcccaaaaaagaagaaaccagaGATTCTGAATTACCTAGTCATGTTGAACATTATATTTCACATCTCTTGACCGTATATGAAAAGGCCGAAGCAATGGGGTGCTTGACTGAAGATATTGCTCACAGATATGTTACACTTTACTTGCAACTAGGGAAATTGGATGAAGCCCGGAAACTAGCAGCAAAGCTTTGCAGTGGAAAACTTTCTGATTCAGTACAGTTATGGCTTTTAAGGATCTCAGTGGAAATTAGATGTGTTACAAGgaattctttttctccaaGCAAGGCTGATATACTATCCATCTTTGAACTATTGAAGTGTATATTGACAAAAGTTTCAGCATTGGAGTCTGAGAGTTTGTGGCTTATG GCATTGAAATTCTTTATGAATCAAAAACATTATTTTGATAAGCTGGTGGAGATTGCCCTTATTTCAGTGGCTAAAGATGGTGGTGGTGAATCTGGATTTTCCCTCCCTTCTGCTATCATAAATCTTGTTATTCAGAAAGATGGTATTCAGCAGGCAAGAGAGATGTATAAGCG ATTTCTTGCTCTACCCCGCCCAGGTCTTGTATTATATCAAAATTGCATTGAATTGGAAAATAACCTCGCTTCTGTTGGTGACAAAGATTCTCTTGTGAATGCCCGGAAGCTGTTTGAATCTGCTCTTGCTACTTATGACCAAAACACAAGCTTGTGGCGAGATTACTATTCTACGGAGACTAAG TTGGGAACATCTGAAACTGCTACGGCTGTCTATTGGCGTGCACGGAAGACACTTAAGGACTCAACTGCATTAACAGCTTTACCAGattcataa
- the LOC102624451 gene encoding uncharacterized protein LOC102624451 — protein sequence ESNGIFGTVQKIGGFSLSFLDSGFVSQYPPHLILVSFFGSAISACLLRFYYSPHELNGKCLGYQGYNTLHDASPCKIANVNSSTRVAIYPSPVQDPCKCVVRSSSFYWQGRDQLDNHHFPCRVPSKKWLCRSHDPISPDNEYRSSRNIAISLFRRYRNVIDRGGGDNLKEFIDAGVNAYALGCTDEGLRKELTAMKESGVEIDALQSYGGGTSLKSKIFSEEVDECILWLSIIFITILCTPQPTIVRWSSTPPVSDEIRLQWKGFCALIANAYYVRGMAWLPVKTLQLEQMAVVGCAEEPSVVASRMRLVFSTLEVVSPQWPRV from the exons GAATCAAATGGAATCTTTGGAACCGTTCAAAAGATTGGTGGCTTCAGTTTAAGCTTCTTAGATTCTGGCTTTGTATCTCAATATCCACCTCATCTCATACTAGTTAGTTTTTTTGGTTCTGCCATATCCGCTTGCCTGCTCCGTTTTTACTATTCTCCCCATGAACTAAACGG CAAGTGCCTGGGATATCAGGGTTATAACACACTGCATGATGCTTCTCCCTGCAAGATTGCGAATGTTAATTCCTCAACTAGGGTTGCAATTTATCCTAGCCCAGTTCAGGATCCTTGTAAATGTGTAGTTCGCAGTTCCTCCTTTTATTGGCAAGGCCGCGATCAGCTAGATAATCATCATTTTCCATGCCGAGTGCCTTCAAAGAAGTGGCTG TGTCGTTCACACGATCCTATCTCGCCGGATAATGAGTATCGTTCGTCACGCAACATAGCAATCAGTTTGTTCCGGCGATACAGGAATGTCATTGACCGTGGCGGAGGTGACAACCTAAAA GAGTTCATTGATGCGGGAGTGAACGCATATGCACTGGGCTGCACAGATGAAGGATTAAGGAAAGAACTTACTGCTATGAAGGAATCTGGGGTTGAAATTGATGCGTTGCAAAGCTATGGTGGTGGCACCAGTCTGAAATCTAAGATTTTCTCAGAGGAG GTAGATGAGTGTATACTTTGGCTGAGCATCATATTCATCACCATCCTATGTACACCACAGCCAACTATAGTTAGGTGGTCATCTACGCCACCAGTGTCGGATGAAATACGGCTCCAGTGGAAAGGCTTCTGTGCTCTTATAGCAAATGCATATTATGTACGAGGAATGGCATG GCTTCCAGTGAAGACTCTTCAGTTAGAGCAAATGGCAGTGGTGGGATGTGCTGAAGAGCCATCAGTTGTTGCTAGCCGAATGCGATTAGTATTTAGCACATTAGAG GTAGTGAGTCCACAATGGCCAAGAGTTTAG
- the LOC102624724 gene encoding aminomethyltransferase, mitochondrial codes for MRGGSLWQLGQSITRRLALADKKTIARRHFASDAENLKKTALHDFHVANGGKMVPFAGWSMPIQYKDSIMESTLNCRQNGSLFDVSHMCGLSLKGKDCVPFLEKLVIADVAGLAPGTGTLTVFTNENGGSIDDSVITKVKDDHIYLVVNAGCRDKDLAHIEAHMKSFTAKGGDVSWHIHDERSLLALQGPLAAPVLQHLTKDDLSKLYFGEFRILDINGVSCFLTRTGYTGEDGFEISVPSERAVDLAKAILEKSEGKVRLTGLGARDSLRLEAGLCLYGNDMEQHVTPVEAGLTWAIGKRRRAEGGFLGAEKILKQLDEGPPVRRVGFFAGGPPARSHSKVHDEQGNPIGEITSGGFSPCLKKNIAMGYVKSGLHKAGTKVKIEVRGKAYDGNITKMPFVPTKYYKPS; via the exons ATGAGAGGAGGGAGTCTGTGGCAGCTTGGACAATCGATCACCCGTCGTTTGGCTCTGGCTGATAAGAAGACTATAGCTCGTAGACACTTTGCCTCAGATGCTGAAAACCTGAAAAAAACTGCCCTTCATGACTTTCATGTGGCTAATGGTGGAAAGATGGTTCCATTTGCTGGATGGAGCATGCCTATTCAGTACAAGGACTCAATTATGGAATCTACTTTGAATTGTCGGCAGAATGGTAGTCTCTTTGATGTCTCCCATATGTGTGGGCTGAGCCTCAAAGGGAAGGATTGCGTCCCTTTCCTTGAGAAGCTTGTGATCGCTGATGTTGCTGGACTTGCCCCAGGAACTGGGACTCTTACAGTctttacaaatgaaaatgggGGTTCAATTGATGATTCGGTTATTACCAAGGTGAAGGATGATCACATATACCTTGTTGTGAATGCTGGCTGCAGGGATAAGGATCTTGCTCACATTGAGGCACATATGAAGAGTTTCACAGCCAAAGGTGGGGATGTCTCGTGGCACATCCATGATGAGAGATCTCTTCTTGCCCTTCAG GGCCCCCTTGCTGCCCCAGTTCTTCAACACCTGACAAAAGATGACTTGAGCAAGTTATACTTCGGGGAGTTCCGAATTTTGGATATCAATGGTGTATCCTGCTTTCTCACTAGGACAGG GTACACTGGTGAAGATGGATTTGAAATCTCTGTTCCATCTGAGCGTGCAGTGGATCTTGCCAAAGCAATTCTGGAGAAATCTGAAGGAAAGGTGAGGTTGACAGGTCTCGGTGCTCGAGACAGTCTCCGACTTGAAGCTGGCTTATGTTTATATGGTAATGACATGGAACAACACGTGACACCTGTAGAAGCTGGACTGACATGGGCCATAGGAAAGAGGAGGAGAGCAGAAGGTGGCTTTCTAGGTGCTGAGAAAATACTCAAACAACTTGACGAAGGTCCGCCAGTCAGACGTGTTGGATTCTTCGCTGGAGGTCCGCCTGCCAGATCACACAGTAAGGTTCACGATGAGCAAGGGAATCCCATTGGAGAAATTACCAGTGGAGGATTCAGCCCCTGCCTCAAGAAGAATATAGCCATGGGATATGTAAAATCTGGATTGCACAAGGCAGGCACAAAAGTTAAGATTGAGGTTCGAGGAAAAGCCTACGATGGAAACATCACTAAAATGCCATTTGTGCCAACAAAATACTACAAGCCGTCTTAG
- the LOC102624172 gene encoding probable F-box protein At4g22030, translating into MASLLQSSSVLLFSSPCSSISYNYCSSNRINASISLPKVPKIRFSPSKKPSRDHHLVEEPKIGDDGFTKYSIPIKKVVPAPITISVQEEGIFNVDSSMATAQLYAILEAVADRVEMHNNIGEQRDNWNTLLLNSINMITLTAATMAGLTLAAGTAGAGGSLLALKLSSTLLFSAATGMLVIMNKIQPSQLAEEQRNATKLFKQLQRELQTLLTLRRRPSEDDVKEVTEKVSALDKAYPLPLLGKMIEKFPKTFEPAVWWPEKGNDHHQFQRNNKPQHHTMKRNRNGWSEELEIEMRQIVEVLKSKDTEDYARLGSLGLKINKTLAISGPLLTGIAAVGSAFVGTNSSWAAAVAAAAGALAATVNTLEHGGQVGMVVEMYRNCAGFFKLLEESIESTLNESDVEKRENGEMFEMKVALQLGRSVSELRDLAKRSSLSELDEFASKLF; encoded by the coding sequence ATGGCATCTTTATTGCAATCTTCAAGTGTCTTATTATTCTCTTCTCCTTGTTCTTCGATATCGTATAATTATTGTTCCTCAAATAGAATTAATGCTTCAATTTCTCTACCAAAAGTTCCAAAAATCCGTTTCTCGCCTTCAAAAAAGCCAAGCAGAGATCACCACTTGGTGGAAGAGCCCAAGATAGGAGACGATGGCTTCACAAAATACTCAATCCCAATTAAAAAGGTTGTTCCTGCGCCTATAACAATATCAGTGCAAGAAGAAGGGATATTTAACGTTGACTCATCTATGGCGACGGCCCAACTTTACGCGATATTAGAGGCTGTTGCTGATAGAGTTGAGATGCACAACAACATTGGCGAGCAGCGTGACAACTGGAATACACTTCTCTTGAACTCTATCAACATGATCACTCTCACTGCTGCAACCATGGCTGGTCTTACTCTTGCAGCAGGTACGGCCGGTGCAGGTGGTTCACTTTTGGCATTAAAGTTATCATCAACTCTCTTGTTCTCTGCAGCCACTGGGATGTTGGTTATAATGAACAAGATCCAGCCCTCACAGCTTGCCGAAGAACAACGCAACGCAACGAAGCTCTTCAAGCAACTGCAGAGAGAATTACAAACCTTACTTACTCTCAGGAGGCGTCCGAGTGAAGATGATGTGAAAGAAGTAACGGAGAAAGTTTCGGCGCTTGACAAAGCATACCCGCTTCCCTTGCTGGGTAAAATGATTGAAAAGTTCCCTAAAACCTTTGAGCCTGCTGTTTGGTGGccagaaaaaggaaatgatcATCATCAATTCCAAAGAAACAACAAACCTCAACATCATACAATGAAACGGAATAGGAATGGATGGAGTGAGGAGCTGGAAATAGAAATGAGACAGATTGTTGAAGTGTTGAAGAGCAAAGACACCGAAGATTATGCGAGGCTAGGCAGCTTGGGCTTGAAAATAAACAAGACTTTAGCAATCTCAGGGCCATTACTCACTGGCATTGCAGCTGTGGGGTCAGCTTTTGTTGGAACCAACTCCTCGTGGGCTGCAGCTGTTGCCGCGGCTGCCGGGGCTTTAGCTGCCACCGTTAACACTTTGGAGCACGGCGGGCAAGTGGGTATGGTTGTAGAGATGTACAGAAACTGTGCTGGCTTCTTTAAACTTTTGGAGGAATCGATCGAATCCACTCTTAATGAAAGTGATGTGGAGAAGAGAGAAAACGGGGAGATGTTCGAAATGAAAGTGGCTTTGCAGCTGGGAAGAAGCGTTTCAGAGCTTAGAGATCTTGCCAAAAGATCAAGTTTATCAGAGCTGGACGAGTTCGCAAGCAAACTTTTCTGA